From Lycium ferocissimum isolate CSIRO_LF1 unplaced genomic scaffold, AGI_CSIRO_Lferr_CH_V1 ctg17616, whole genome shotgun sequence, the proteins below share one genomic window:
- the LOC132042742 gene encoding glucan endo-1,3-beta-glucosidase 3-like, producing MKTLSLYDIVLLLLLRLLPLLVASASVDKEAFIGVNVGTDLSDMPSPTQVVALLKAQQIRHVRLFDADRAMLLALANTGIRVTVSVPNDQLLGIGQSNATAANWVSRNILSHVPATKITAIAIGSEVLTTLPNAAPILVSAMQFIHSALVATNLASQIKVSTPHSSSIILDSFPPSQAFFNRSWDPVVIPMLKFLQSTESYLMLNVYPYYVYKQSNGAIPLDYALFRPLPPNKEAVDSNTLLHYTNVFDAVVDAAYFAMSYLNFTNIPITVTESGWPSKGDSDATLDNANTYNSNLIKHVLNNTGTPKHPGIAVSTYIYELYNEDLRQGSTSEKNWGLFYPSGAPVYILHLTGSGTVLANDTTNQTYCVARENADKKMVQAALDWACGPGKVDCNPLLQGNPCYEPDSVFAHASYAFDAYYHKMGMADGTCNFNGVATVTTSDPSHGSCIFPGSGGKNGTVTNGTTLAPSSNSTSSGCHLQYTRENQAFLSSLIVGLILCSAAFW from the exons ATGAAGACTCTCTCCCTTTATGATATcgttctccttcttcttcttcgtcttcttcctcttttaGTAGCTTCTGCTTCTGTTGATAAAG AGGCTTTCATTGGTGTAAACGTTGGTACGGACCTCTCAGACATGCCTAGTCCAACTCAGGTGGTGGCCCTCCTCAAAGCACAGCAGATTCGACATGTCCGGCTATTTGATGCTGACCGAGCTATGCTGCTGGCACTTGCTAATACTGGAATCCGTGTAACCGTTTCTGTACCAAATGATCAGCTTTTAGGGATAGGCCAGTCCAATGCCACTGCTGCCAACTGGGTTTCTCGGAATATTCTTTCTCATGTTCCAGCCACCAAAATCACTGCCATAGCTATTGGATCTGAAGTTCTCACAACTCTTCCTAATGCTGCTCCTATCTTGGTGTCTGCAATGCAGTTTATTCACTCTGCTCTTGTTGCTACAAATCTTGCTTCCCAAATCAAAGTCTCCACTCCACATTCCTCTTCTATCATCCTAGATTCTTTTCCACCTTCACAAGCTTTCTTTAATCGATCTTGGGATCCAGTTGTGATTCCCATGCTCAAATTTTTGCAGTCCACTGAGTCATATCTCATGCTCAATGTTTATCCTTATTATGTTTATAAGCAATCCAATGGTGCAATCCCATTGGACTATGCTCTTTTTCGTCCCCTCCCACCTAACAAGGAAGCCGTCGATTCAAATACACTCCTACACTACACTAATGTTTTTGATGCTGTTGTCGATGCAGCATATTTTGCTATGTCCTACTTGAACTTTACTAATATTCCAATTACAGTGACCGAATCAGGTTGGCCTTCCAAGGGTGACTCAGATGCTACTCTTGACAATGCTAACACTTATAATAGCAACTTAATCAAGCATGTGCTTAACAACACTGGGACTCCTAAACACCCTGGGATTGCAGTCAGCACTTACATTTATGAGCTTTACAATGAAGATCTAAGACAAGGCTCTACTTCAGAAAAGAATTGGGGACTCTTCTATCCCAGTGGAGCACCAGTCTATATCCTACACTTGACAGGATCTGGGACTGTGTTGGCAAATGACACTACAAACCAAACTTACTGCGTCGCAAGGGAAAATGCAGATAAAAAGATGGTGCAAGCTGCTTTGGATTGGGCTTGTGGACCTGGCAAAGTGGATTGCAATCCTTTGTTACAAGGGAACCCTTGTTATGAACCCGATAGTGTCTTTGCACATGCATCATATGCTTTTGATGCATATTATCACAAGATGGGAATGGCAGATGGAACATGCAACTTCAATGGGGTGGCTACAGTAACTACATCAGATCCAA GTCATGGTTCTTGTATATTTCCAGGAAG TGGAGGGAAAAATGGCACCGTCACAAATGGAACCACTCTTGCTCCATCATCAAACTCAACATCGTCTGGCTGTCATTTACAATATACCCGTGAAAATCAAGCTTTTTTGAGCTCTTTAATTGTTGGTTTGATACTCTGCTCTGCAGCTTTCTGGTGA